GTGCTGGCCGAGAGGAGAGTAAAGCCGGCGTTGAAGTCTGGTATTAGGACCACGATGCCACCATAAAATCCCGAGTCTCCAAGTTTGGTGTATAAGTCGGTGACCACACCTGATTCTGCGTGGACGAATCGATGAATCTCCCATGGTGAGCCAACGGAGTAGCGTAGACTTGAGGTGTGAGTGACGGGTTTCATCCATTCCCGCGTTGTTTCAGATGGGAGGAGAGTGGAATTCAGGAGGACGACACCAAGCTTAGACAGATCGTTGGTTGTAGAGAATAACCCACCAGATGGGGTGGTAACGCCTCCATTGGGAACGAACTGCTCATCAAGAGCCTCCGATGTAACGGAATGGGGGCGCGTGGAGTTATCAGGTGGCGACGAGTAAGTGAACGTCAACCCCAGAGGTTCGAAGATGGAATCATTATACCAGTCAGTCATGGTCTTTCCTGTGAGATTTGAAATCGCAAGGCCAAGGAAAATATAACCGCCATTTGCGTACTCGGGACTTGTCCAGGGAAGGTAAACTGGAGGCCTTGGTGCATTCGCCACATCCCAGGAGACTGCATTACAGCCCTGGGTCTGTTCAACCAAGCATGATGGCCATAGCGCCAAGTCACTCTCATTCAAAGGTGGAAGGCCGTAGAAGCTTGGATCCGTCAACGCGGGATCGTCAGATCTCTCTAGGTACTTGTATAGAAGAAAGGTTTGTAGAAATTCTTCTGTAGCACCGTGTGATATGCCGCTCATCTGGCCCGCAAGGGATCTGAGGGTGACTTGGTCCCATTGGACATCAAACACAAGTTGGAATTTGTCGTGTTGCTTACGAACATGGTCGGCTAAAAATGGGAAGATGTCAGTGAGTGGAAGGTCCCAGTCTCGGGGCTTCAGTTCTACAAGTCCGGCAAGAACCGTGAAGAGTTTTGATACACTGGCGACCTTAGGGCTTTGTTTCGATGTTGGTTGGTATGGAAAAGGCGAAAGAACCAATATCAAGAGTGTCCATGTGGTCCTCCGATTCAGGTAGTCACGATCTGTTCACACCCAAATAATTTGTTCTTGGGTGGCTATTATCATCGTCAATCCTCTTCTTGTTGAAAGAGATGGAGGCTATGTTGATGCGCAAAAACCGGGTGGAAGAAGTAAAAGGTCGGATCTGCATAGCCTTCTCCAGGCAGTCACGAGGACATCTATTTCCGGCAAGGACTCCCACCAGTACACTtcgtctttctttttgtctgAAGAATCGTATGTCGCCAATCTTTACATTTCCATTTACCCTGTGAAAGATACCATGTGCATCTGCTGTCTCTTGTCTGTCACAATGCCATGCGTGCAAAATGGGTAACGGTCACATCAGGGTTAACTGGGGTTGGTTCTCTAAAGCACCCGTGTACTTCAGAATGTCAGATTCTAGTCTGGTGACAGCAATATCCAATTACTACATTGAACATACCTATGTGTTGTAGCTCCTCCAACTTATCTGCTTTGGACGGATTAGACGCCTGTGAACTAGGAACAATCTCCTTTCCTTCCTTCCTGACTATCTGGGAACTACACGTAACTGGCTGGCAGATCAGTTGAATCTTGCCAGATCATCAGTACGTAGCGCTCCTCAGCATACATTTTGGGATTTAGATTATGTTACCTTGACTTTGTTGATCGAACATGAGCTGTAGCTCTCGATCTCAATGGTTATCAGCAATCAATGCTCCATCAGATAGTCGGAATTTGACTTGCCTGAACTGGACAAGATATTTCTAGGTGCGAATGATAATTGAGATGAATCCCGTTGAGCGAGATCACCATGGTATGAGAAACAGTAGAGGTGTGCAAAGGAGAATCACTTCGACTGCGACGTTGTCAAAGAGCCGCAATACTTATTCTGGGCAGATAGAGACTTTCTCATCGCTTGACTCAAATAGACATTACTATCACTCacgaccaaaaaaaagagtcaACCGGCAAATAAATTTTCGAAATCGACCAGGAACCAGACTAGTCAAAGACCAGCTCTCAACGACAAGCAGATGAAGTGGACAGAAAATGAAGCTTTCTATGCGATCAACATTGCACCAAAGAGAGCGCAGACAATTGTGTACATGGCTATACCCCAGACACTAAATTCGGTGTTGACAGGTGACACAGGTCTGTTCGCAGCTCCCTTGCTAGGCGAAGCATCGCTCTTCCCCGTAGAGGTTTCCTTGGCGGTTCCTGTAGCGGTTCCCTCGGTGGTTCCCTCAGTGGTTCCCGCGGTTGTTGCCTCGACCTTCTTCCTGTTATATGGAACCGGCGTGATGACGCTGATATAGCTTGGGAAGATCGAGAACGTGTACGGATCCGGAGCAATAGTAAGGCTTCCGGCATCAGTGGTATCTGAGAGAGGTTCTGTTCCAGGAAAGCCCGAGGGAAGTTGGCCGGGATTGTACCACGTAGATGCGCCAGTGTCCAAGCTGAAAGCGGTAACACATTGGCTAGGATTAGAAAGAATAGAGCACTGGTCAGTGGACTCATTATACCCAAGCTGGAAGGTGTCCACCATTGTGTCAATATCAACAGCTGAGAGGTCATTATGGGGGCACCATTCGATAATCCTACCAAGAAATCACTAAATCAGTCGGCCTGTCTAGACGGAGGGTCCAATCTTTCTCACTCACTCGGACAAAAAGGATGAATCCCAGCAGCACTGGCAGCTAGCCGTCTCGGATGGAGAACCATCCGAGGCAAAATTCTGGCAAGGCGCATGTAGGGCATAGGTCTCGGTGAAGTTCCCCCAAATATAACCTAAATTGCACACTAAATTCAACCCCCTTGTTAGTATCTGCCTGGACAGTCTCTTCAGCTGCAGCTGGCGTGCTTCTTTCTTACCACATCCACCAGGCGCATTATCCGGTGCCGGATAGTAAGGAATTTGGGTGCCTTGGTTCTGATCTGCACCATTGAGGTATTGCAGGGCTGTTTCTTGGTATGCGCATGAATACACCTACAGTCAATCCATATTAGAGAAGATTTGTCAGGGAGAGAGGGAACTTCGAACCTCATTCCAGCAACTAGTCAACCAACAGCCAATGTTCGCAGCCAACTGAGCATCTCCACAGGCCAACACACATGTGTCGTACTCATTCCCCTGGCAATGATCCTTCGCATCATTCATACATGTCGTAAGTGTATTCACATTGTTTTCGTAACACTTGAGATAGCCACTTGGGTCGACACAGCCCTCACCTTTGGGGTTCAGGTTTGACGCATCAGCGGAGGCTAGGGACCAGAGCAAAGATTGTGCTAGGACGAAAGATCTTAAGACAGCCATGGTCTGATCTTGCTATGAAGCTTTTGCGCAGAAAACACCCGAAGATTCAAAATGCCTAACGGGCGAGAACCAATACATAAGCACGACACAGAGTCGGCGTGGCGGCTTACTGTACATGACTAGCACCTCTCCGGGGGCTGAACCTGAGGGTTTTATCCATGAATACGAGACAGTGATATGATAATGATTCTCGAAACGGTGAACTTAACCGATTCCAGCGCCAATCAGCGATCTCTTTGATCGATCTAACCCAATCGGGCGGATATTGATGGTCTAGCGTGAGACCGCCTGGAATGCCACtgcggagtacggagtacggagtgctccgtactcgAAAGGGCTTTGAGGGTTCACTCCACTTTGGACACAAGTTGAGCCGATCCTTGCCGGCACCCGAGATCGCAAGGAGTGGCTCGGCTAATTTCTCAATGCTTGACTCCTCTCTCAATGCTTGGATCTTTGTCACGGCCATGGACATGTCCTAGCGTAAGTCAGTATAGCCGCCTGAACCAGACCCAGCGGTGAAACTGTGTTCAGAAGACAGTTCTGTCTGccacgtacggagtaggtgAGTCAATGCCATCCCTAACTGGCAAGTACTACCAAGAACCAAGTGGAGCACTTACTCCAGGACATGAACTCTGCTATTCTGTCCTAGTCTATCGGTGTATTAGCGGGAACACATTTCCCTCGGCTAGTTGGGGCAGGTGATACAGCTAAGTAACTACTAATTTGGAAACTTATCTTCTTTGTACCATTCCCTCTAGACTAGTAATCTTTGAGTCCTAGTTACAGATAATTCCTATGAGTATAGTGATGTGAAATCTGGTTCTGAGGATCTCACCGTATCTGCAAAACGGGA
Above is a window of Penicillium digitatum chromosome 2, complete sequence DNA encoding:
- a CDS encoding putative oxidoreductase, whose product is MAVLRSFVLAQSLLWSLASADASNLNPKGEGCVDPSGYLKCYENNVNTLTTCMNDAKDHCQGNEYDTCVLACGDAQLAANIGCWLTSCWNEVYSCAYQETALQYLNGADQNQGTQIPYYPAPDNAPGGCVCNLGYIWGNFTETYALHAPCQNFASDGSPSETASCQCCWDSSFLSEIIEWCPHNDLSAVDIDTMVDTFQLGYNESTDQCSILSNPSQCVTAFSLDTGASTWYNPGQLPSGFPGTEPLSDTTDAGSLTIAPDPYTFSIFPSYISVITPVPYNRKKVEATTAGTTEGTTEGTATGTAKETSTGKSDASPSKGAANRPVSPVNTEFSVWGIAMYTIVCALFGAMLIA